The nucleotide window AGTGTCGCCAGCCCTGCTTCGATTTTTTCCAGCCAGGCCTTGAATCCGCTGCTCTCACGCTGATTCAACGCGGGAAAGCTGCCCACCACGCCATTACGGCAGCAGGCGAGCACCAGCTCAGGGTTGGAAATCAGGAACATCGGCGCCGCCACTACAGGCAGACGCAAACGTTGTTCAAGCAAGGCGGGCAACGACATTGGAAGTACCCCGGGTGAGTTGTGCCTGTTGGAGTCAGAACGGTCGGACGACGACCAGAATTACGATAGCCAGCAATATCAGAACCGGCACTTCATTGAACCAGCGATAAAAGACATGGCTGCGAGTGTTTTCGCCACGGGCAAAACGTTTTACCTGTGCGCCGCACATGTGGTGGTAGCCGATCAGAATCACCACCAGGGTCAACTTGGCGTGCATCCATGCGCCTTGGCTGAAATAGGCACTCGGGTTGAGGCTGATCAGCCAGATGCCGAACACCAGGGTGGCGATCATTGCCGGCCCCATGATGCCCCGGTACAGCTTGCGCTCCATGATGCTGAAGCGTTCCTTGCTGACGGTGTCTTCACTTTGGGCGTGATAGACGAACAGGCGCGGTAGATAGAACAGGCCGGCAAACCAGCAGACCATGCTGATGATGTGAAGCGCTTTGAGCCACAGATAAAGCATTTTTAGTTATTCCCAGGGTTCACGGTAGCGGGAATAGTAGAGGCTTGAGCCGCCACACGTCACCTTGACGGTTGTCGCAGGGCCGCGCGGCCCCTATTATCGACGGCTTTCCAGTGGGTTCGTTGAGGGCAGGTTTATGGTCAAGGTCGGTATCGTCGGCGGCACGGGTTACACCGGTGTCGAACTGCTGCGTCTGTTGGCACAGCATCCGCAAGCTGAAGTGGTAGTGATCACTTCCCGATCCGAGGCAGGCCTGGCCGTGGCCGACATGTACCCGAACCTGCGAGGCCATTACGACGGCCTGGCGTTCAGCGTTCCGGACATCAAGACCCTCGGGGCCTGCGACGTGGTGTTCTTCGCCACGCCGCACGGTGTCGCCCATGCCCTGGCGGGTGAGTTGCTGGCTGCCGGGACAAAGGTCATCGACCTGTCGGCAGACTTCCGTCTGCAAGACGCCGATGAGTGGGCCAAGTGGTACGGCCAGCCGCACGGCGCGCCGGAACTGCTGGAGGAGGCGGTCTACGGCTTGCCGGAAGTCAATCGCGAGCAGATCAAGCAGGCGCGCTTGATCGCTGTACCGGGTTGCTATCCGACCGCGACGCAATTGGGTTTCCTGCCGCTACTCGAAGCGGGCCTGGCCGATACCACTCGCTTGATCGCTGACTGCAAATCCGGTGTCAGCGGTGCCGGTCGTGGTGCCTCGGTGGGTTCGCTGTACTCCGAAACGTCGGAAAGCATGAAGGCTTACGCCGTCAAAGGGCACCGTCACTTGCCGGAAATTCGCCAGGGGCTGCGTCGCGCAGCGGGCAAGGACGTCGGTCTGACCTTCGTTCCGCACCTGACGCCGATGATTCGGGGTATTCACTCGACGCTCTACGCGACCGTCGTGGATCGTTCGGTGGATCTGCAAGCGCTGTTTGAAAAGCGTTATGCCAACGAACCGTTCGTCGACGTCATGCCGGCCGGCAGCCATCCGGAAACCCGCAGCGTGCGCGGTGCCAACGTTTGCCGTATCGCCGTGCATCGGCCGCAGGACGGTGATCTGGTGGTGGTGCTGTCGGTCATCGACAACCTGGTCAAAGGTGCGTCGGGTCAGGCGGTGCAGAACCTGAATATCCTGTTCGGCCTGGATGAGCGCCTGGGCCTGTCCCATGCCGGCATGCTGCCGTAAGGCTGTATCCCGCACAGCAAAAAGGCCCGTTGAACGGGCCTTTTTGCATTTCGGTCTGGCGATTGGGTTGGCTGATATACCGTAACAATAGTTGACCGATTTTCTGGGAGAAGCGGATAATGCGCGTCATCACGCATTATGGCGGCGTAACGCCGGGAGATAGTCAGCATGAGCGTCGAATCCTTCACCCCCACGGCTTTGCAATTCACCCACGGTGCCGCGCACAAGGTGAAGAGCCTGGTCGATGAAGAGGGGAATGATCGCTTGAAGCTGCGCGTATTCGTTACGGGCGGCGGTTGTTCAGGGTTTCAGTACGGCTTCACCTTCGATGAAGAAGTGGCCGATGACGACACCATCGTCGAGCGCGAAGGCGTCAGCCTGGTGGTTGATCCGATGAGCTTCCAGTACCTGGCAGGTGCCGAAGTGGATTACCAGGAAGGTCTGGAAGGTTCGCGTTTCGTGATCAAGAACCCGAACGCTACCACCACGTGTGGCTGCGGCTCTTCGTTCTCGATCTGATCGCACCTCACCGCATCAACAGGCGCCGCAGGGTTTCAAGGCTCTGCGGCGTTTTGCTGTCTGGGGTTTCGATCAGGCGGGGTAGATGGCGCCGAGAATGCGCAAGCCGCGGGCACCGGTGACGCTCGGGCGGTTGGCCGCGATGCCTTCCAGGCAGCAGTGAGCCAGCCAGGCGAAGGCCATGGCTTCGACCCAGTCTGGATCTATGCCATGAGTCGCGGTGCTGCTGACTTTTGCGTTCGGCAACAGGCTGGCCAACCGCTTCATCAACGTGGCGTTGTGCGCGCCGCCGCCGCAGACCAGCAACTCCCGCGTATCCGACTGGGCGCTTTGTAATGACTCGACGATGGTCAGCGCAGTCAACTCAAGCAGCGTGGCCTGTACGTCTTCGGCAGCGAAGGTCTGTAGTTGTGACAGATGCTGCATCAGCCACGGCAGGTTGAACACTTCACGGCCAGTGCTCTTCGGGCCTTGGGTTACAAAGAATGGATCACTGAGCAGCTCGTTCAACAGAACAGGTTCAACCTTGCCGCTGGCGGCCCATTGGCCGTCACGATCGAAGTTGTCGCCGCGTTGCCGGTGAATCCAGGCATCCAGCAGGACGTTGCCCGGGCCGCAGTCAAAACCCGCGACAGGCTTGCCGGGTTCGATCAGGCTGAGGTTGCTGAATCCGCCGACGTTCAGCACTGCACGGTTACCAGGCTGCGCATCGAACAGGGCTTCGTGAAAGGCTGGAACCAATGGAGCGCCTTGTCCGCCAGCGGCTACATCGCGGCTGCGGAAGTCGCTGACCACGGTGATGCCGGTCAGCTCGGTGAGCAAGGCGGGGTTGCCGATCTGTACCGTGAACCCGCGCGCCGGCTCGTGTCGAATGGTCTGGCCGTGGCTGCCAATCGCGCGAATGTCACCAGGCTTGAGGTTTTGTTGATCAAGAAGGGTATGAATGCCCTGTGCGGCCAGTTTCACCCAGTTCTGCTGGGCGATGGCGGAGCGGGCAATCTCGTCCGAGCCGCTGGCGCACAAGCCAAGCAGCTCGGCGCGCAGGGAGTCAGGCATGGGGATGTAATGGGTGGCGATCAGCTTGATCGCCGGGGTTTGCTCGATCA belongs to Pseudomonas sp. B21-015 and includes:
- the hemJ gene encoding protoporphyrinogen oxidase HemJ, with protein sequence MLYLWLKALHIISMVCWFAGLFYLPRLFVYHAQSEDTVSKERFSIMERKLYRGIMGPAMIATLVFGIWLISLNPSAYFSQGAWMHAKLTLVVILIGYHHMCGAQVKRFARGENTRSHVFYRWFNEVPVLILLAIVILVVVRPF
- the argC gene encoding N-acetyl-gamma-glutamyl-phosphate reductase, with the translated sequence MVKVGIVGGTGYTGVELLRLLAQHPQAEVVVITSRSEAGLAVADMYPNLRGHYDGLAFSVPDIKTLGACDVVFFATPHGVAHALAGELLAAGTKVIDLSADFRLQDADEWAKWYGQPHGAPELLEEAVYGLPEVNREQIKQARLIAVPGCYPTATQLGFLPLLEAGLADTTRLIADCKSGVSGAGRGASVGSLYSETSESMKAYAVKGHRHLPEIRQGLRRAAGKDVGLTFVPHLTPMIRGIHSTLYATVVDRSVDLQALFEKRYANEPFVDVMPAGSHPETRSVRGANVCRIAVHRPQDGDLVVVLSVIDNLVKGASGQAVQNLNILFGLDERLGLSHAGMLP
- the erpA gene encoding iron-sulfur cluster insertion protein ErpA yields the protein MSVESFTPTALQFTHGAAHKVKSLVDEEGNDRLKLRVFVTGGGCSGFQYGFTFDEEVADDDTIVEREGVSLVVDPMSFQYLAGAEVDYQEGLEGSRFVIKNPNATTTCGCGSSFSI
- a CDS encoding anhydro-N-acetylmuramic acid kinase, whose translation is MALYIGVMSGTSLDGLDIALIEQTPAIKLIATHYIPMPDSLRAELLGLCASGSDEIARSAIAQQNWVKLAAQGIHTLLDQQNLKPGDIRAIGSHGQTIRHEPARGFTVQIGNPALLTELTGITVVSDFRSRDVAAGGQGAPLVPAFHEALFDAQPGNRAVLNVGGFSNLSLIEPGKPVAGFDCGPGNVLLDAWIHRQRGDNFDRDGQWAASGKVEPVLLNELLSDPFFVTQGPKSTGREVFNLPWLMQHLSQLQTFAAEDVQATLLELTALTIVESLQSAQSDTRELLVCGGGAHNATLMKRLASLLPNAKVSSTATHGIDPDWVEAMAFAWLAHCCLEGIAANRPSVTGARGLRILGAIYPA